One window of Stigmatopora nigra isolate UIUO_SnigA chromosome 14, RoL_Snig_1.1, whole genome shotgun sequence genomic DNA carries:
- the LOC144207721 gene encoding protocadherin gamma-A10-like gives MDHYGHFSLSCARWSLFHGWRRQIGTLLFLLALVTRVSAQIRYSIPEEMKKGSPIGNVAQDLGLDVKRLISGRARILTEDNEQYAELRADKGLLLVHDRIDREQLCGDVTPCSFSFEIILENPIELLRVMIEVLDINDHAPTFPNEHKALVFEINEGTAIGVRFPLQSAEDQDVAQNALQNYILSPNDNFILNQHANPDGSKYVEMVLQKPLDRETRPHLSLKLIAVDGGTPQRSGTVNININVFDANDNEPIFNQSVYKTNIMENTVKGTSIITVNATDADSGSNGLITYSLSKTKGSAADIFNIDPNTGTIYVSGQVDYEKNKKYEVRVEAKDQGGLIGTSKVVIDVVDINDNAPVINIMSFSSPLSEDSAPGTTVAVLNIKDVDSDRNGQIECSIDRKLPFKLEKSLTNYYNLISDQFLDRESISEYNVTITATDLGVPPLSSSKMLHLKISDVNDNAPSFDKNIYTAYVAENNSPGVSIFAVTARDADSNQNARISYLLEDTQISGSPISTFVSLNSETGVLSAIRSFDYEQIKQLDLVVRAQDGGSPPLSSNVSMTLLIRDANDNGPQVLYPVQTGGSVLAEMVPRSADAGYLVTKVVAVDVDSGQNAWLSYKVHRTSDRALFEVGFHNGEIRTIRQVTDKDAVKQRLTVVVEDNGQPSRSATVVVNVAVADSFPEVLSEFTDYNTYDKEYNDKLTFYLVLALAVVSFLFIVCLILIISVKVYRWRQSRILYHSNLPVIPYYPPRYSDTLGTGTLPHVYNYEVCRTMDSRKSDMQNMCNFSQFSTLCSSY, from the exons ATGGATCATTACGGTCACTTCTCTCTCTCCTGCGCAAGATGGAGCTTGTTTCATGGATGGCGACGGCAAATCGGCACACTCCTCTTTCTGCTTGCTTTGGTCACCAGGGTAAGCGCCCAGATTCGTTATTCTATCCCAGAGGAGATGAAAAAAGGCTCGCCGATTGGAAATGTAGCTCAAGATCTCGGCTTGGATGTGAAAAGACTCATTTCAGGGCGGGCCCGAATTTTGACAGAAGATAACGAGCAGTACGCGGAGCTGAGGGCAGACAAAGGGCTTCTCCTCGTCCATGACAGAATAGACCGAGAGCAGCTCTGTGGGGATGTCACCCCGTGCAGTTTCAGCTTTGAGATCATTTTAGAGAATCCGATTGAATTGCTCAGAGTAATGATAGAGGTTTTGGATATCAATGATCATGCACCCACATTTCCAAATGAGCATAAAGCGCTcgtatttgaaataaatgaagggACTGCAATTGGAGTGCGATTTCCCCTGCAAAGTGCAGAAGATCAAGATGTGGCGCAAAATGCCTTGCAAAATTATATACTATCACCAAATGATAATTTTATACTGAATCAGCATGCTAACCCAGATGGCAGCAAATATGTAGAAATGGTGCTCCAAAAGCCATTAGATCGAGAGACGCGTCCACATTTGTCTTTAAAATTAATTGCAGTGGACGGAGGAACACCACAGAGATCCGGtactgtaaatataaatattaatgtttttgatGCAAATGACAATGAACCCATTTTTAATCAGTCAGtgtataaaacaaatatcatgGAAAATACAGTGAAAGGAACTAGTATCATTACTGTAAATGCAACGGATGCTGATAGTGGTTCTAATGGACTCATTACTTACAGTTTGTCTAAAACGAAAGGAAGTGCAGCAGACATTTTCAATATTGACCCGAACACGGGCACAATTTATGTCTCTGGTCAAGTAgactatgaaaaaaacaaaaagtatgaAGTGAGGGTGGAAGCAAAAGATCAAGGTGGGCTTATTGGGACAAGTAAAGTCGTGATTGATGTTGTTGATATTAATGACAATGCTCCAGTAATTAATATAATGTCATTTTCCAGCCCTCTGTCAGAAGACTCGGCCCCTGGTACAACAGTTGCTGTTTTGAACATTAAAGATGTTGATTCTGACAGAAATGGACAAATTGAGTGTTCCATTGATAGAAAACTTCcttttaaattagagaaatcttTGACAAActattataatttaatttcagatCAATTTCTTGATAGGGAATCAATCTCAGAATATAACGTTACAATTACAGCCACTGATCTCGGAGTGCCTCCTCTTTCTAGCTCAAAAATGTTACACCTTAAAATTTCAGACGTGAATGATAATGCACCATCctttgacaaaaacatttatacGGCTTATGTAGCAGAGAATAATTCTCCCGGTGTTTCCATATTTGCTGTCACTGCCCGGGATGCAGATTCCAATCAAAATGCCAGAATATCTTATCTATTAGAAGACACGCAGATTAGTGGCAGTCCAATTTCGACCTTTGTTTCCTTAAATTCGGAAACTGGTGTTCTTAGTGCAATTCGATCCTTTGACTATGAACAAATTAAACAGCTGGACTTGGTGGTCCGCGCTCAGGACGGAGGCTCCCCTCCACTGAGCAGCAATGTGAGCATGACCCTCCTTATCCGAGATGCCAACGACAACGGGCCTCAGGTCCTATACCCAGTCCAGACGGGCGGCTCGGTGCTTGCCGAGATGGTCCCCCGTTCAGCGGACGCGGGCTACCTGGTGACCAAAGTGGTGGCAGTTGACGTGGACTCTGGCCAGAATGCCTGGCTCTCATACAAAGTACACAGAACCTCAGACAGGGCGCTCTTCGAGGTGGGCTTCCACAATGGAGAAATTAGAACTATTCGCCAAGTGACGGATAAAGATGCGGTCAAGCAGAGACTGACAGTCGTGGTGGAGGACAATGGACAGCCCTCCCGCTCTGCCACAGTCGTTGTAAATGTGGCGGTGGCCGACAGCTTCCCTGAGGTGCTATCAGAGTTTACAGACTATAATACGTACGACAAAGAGTACAATGACAAGCTGACTTTTTACTTAGTCTTGGCCTTGGCGGTGGTCTCCTTCCTCTTTATCGTCTGCTTGATCCTCATCATCTCCGTCAAAGTGTACCGCTGGAGGCAGTCTCGCATCTTGTACCACTCCAACCTGCCCGTCATTCCGTATTACCCGCCACGCTACTCAGATACTTTGGGCACAGGGACCCTGCCTCACGTGTACAATTACGAGGTGTGCAGGACCATGGACTCCAGGAAAAGTGACATGCAAAATATGT GCAACTTTTCACAATTCTCGACTTTG TGCTCCTCTTACTAG